A genomic stretch from Marinitoga litoralis includes:
- the rsfS gene encoding ribosome silencing factor — protein MKIKSEEEIFELAKELYNILDEKDAINIKILDMKNTPLLVDYFIIATGNSDTHLNALKEAVVDKFKEKNHELLYYDKDKGYEWLIVDGGSIIVHLFSERAREFYDLEGLWNESKEINI, from the coding sequence GTGAAGATAAAATCAGAAGAGGAAATTTTTGAATTAGCTAAAGAATTATATAATATATTAGATGAAAAAGATGCTATTAATATAAAAATCTTAGATATGAAAAATACCCCGTTATTGGTGGATTATTTTATTATAGCAACAGGTAATTCAGACACACATTTAAATGCATTAAAAGAAGCAGTAGTTGATAAATTTAAAGAAAAAAATCATGAATTATTATATTATGACAAAGATAAAGGTTATGAATGGTTAATAGTTGATGGCGGAAGTATAATAGTTCATTTATTTTCTGAAAGAGCAAGAGAATTTTATGATTTAGAAGGATTATGGAATGAATCAAAAGAAATTAATATATAA
- the glmS gene encoding glutamine--fructose-6-phosphate transaminase (isomerizing), which produces MCGIVGVVGKEDIKVKDIVLGLKKLEYRGYDSAGIAFSKNNHIELVKSVGKIVNLQNELNDKLEEKIKVGIAHTRWATHGGVTDINAHPHTDCTGKIALVHNGIIENFQELREELKEKGHIFKSETDTEVIAHLVEEYYNGDLFDAVLKAIKRLDGAYAIGVIHTGENRIVSVRKGSPLVVAYNNEYAFLASDITPIIKYTKDVYFMDDNEIALLQPGKIEFYNINGEKIEKNSVHIDWDEQAAEKGGYDHFMLKEINEQPEALKAAIAGRIKDGKPLLLELEDLTEFISNKLKKIYIVACGTSYHAGLTFKYFMNRYSKIDVDIEVASEFRYMNPHVDENTLVLAISQSGETIDTLEGIRIAKEKGAKVIAISNVFGSTIPRESHGAIYMNTGPEIGVAATKTFTAQIAILYAVGAKIIELTQGINEEIIDILKGIEEMPEIYKEVLKLNEKTKELAREYVNYQHMMYIGRGFGFPTALEGALKLKEISYIHAAGYQAGELKHGPIALLDEQFPVFAIIPKDSLYEKMKSNLMESKARNANIIALTTKGNKEIEELTNEYIFVPKTHEALYPLVMAPIIQMFAYNVAVLRNLDPDKPRNLAKSVTVE; this is translated from the coding sequence ATGTGTGGAATTGTGGGAGTAGTCGGGAAAGAAGACATAAAAGTAAAAGACATCGTATTAGGCTTAAAAAAATTAGAATATAGGGGATATGACTCTGCGGGGATTGCGTTTTCAAAAAATAATCATATTGAATTGGTGAAAAGTGTTGGTAAGATAGTTAATTTACAAAATGAATTAAATGATAAGTTAGAAGAAAAGATAAAAGTAGGTATAGCACATACAAGATGGGCAACTCATGGAGGAGTAACAGATATAAATGCTCATCCACATACAGATTGTACTGGTAAGATAGCATTGGTACATAATGGAATAATAGAAAATTTCCAGGAATTACGTGAAGAATTAAAAGAAAAAGGACATATTTTTAAATCTGAAACAGATACAGAAGTAATAGCTCATTTAGTTGAAGAATACTATAATGGAGATTTATTTGATGCGGTACTTAAGGCAATAAAAAGATTAGATGGAGCATATGCAATTGGTGTTATACATACAGGAGAAAATAGAATAGTCTCAGTGAGAAAAGGTAGTCCTTTAGTAGTAGCGTATAATAATGAATATGCATTTTTAGCTTCTGATATAACTCCAATAATAAAATATACAAAAGATGTATATTTTATGGATGATAATGAAATTGCCTTACTTCAACCAGGAAAAATAGAGTTTTATAATATTAATGGAGAAAAGATAGAAAAAAATTCCGTGCATATAGATTGGGATGAACAAGCCGCAGAAAAAGGCGGATATGATCATTTTATGTTAAAGGAAATAAATGAACAACCTGAAGCATTAAAAGCGGCTATAGCAGGAAGGATAAAAGATGGAAAACCTTTATTATTGGAATTAGAAGATTTAACTGAATTTATATCGAATAAATTGAAGAAAATATATATAGTAGCATGTGGAACAAGTTATCATGCTGGATTAACTTTTAAATATTTTATGAATAGATATTCAAAAATAGATGTTGATATAGAAGTAGCTTCAGAATTTAGATATATGAATCCACATGTTGATGAAAATACATTAGTATTAGCAATTTCACAATCTGGGGAAACTATAGACACTTTAGAAGGTATAAGAATTGCAAAAGAAAAAGGTGCAAAAGTAATTGCAATAAGTAATGTATTTGGATCTACTATTCCTAGAGAATCACATGGTGCAATTTATATGAATACAGGTCCTGAAATTGGAGTTGCTGCAACTAAAACATTTACTGCACAAATAGCTATATTATACGCAGTAGGTGCAAAAATAATTGAATTAACTCAAGGAATAAATGAAGAAATAATAGATATATTAAAAGGTATAGAAGAAATGCCAGAAATATATAAAGAAGTATTAAAACTAAATGAAAAAACAAAAGAATTAGCAAGAGAATATGTTAATTATCAACATATGATGTATATAGGAAGAGGATTTGGATTCCCAACTGCATTAGAAGGCGCATTGAAATTAAAAGAAATAAGTTATATACATGCTGCAGGTTATCAAGCAGGAGAATTAAAACATGGACCTATAGCTTTATTAGATGAACAGTTCCCTGTATTTGCAATAATACCTAAAGACTCATTATATGAAAAAATGAAATCAAACTTAATGGAATCAAAAGCTAGAAATGCAAATATTATAGCTTTAACAACAAAAGGAAATAAAGAAATAGAAGAATTAACAAATGAATATATATTTGTTCCAAAAACACATGAAGCATTATATCCTTTAGTAATGGCTCCTATAATACAAATGTTTGCATATAATGTAGCCGTATTGAGAAATTTAGATCCTGATAAACCAAGAAATTTGGCGAAAAGTGTAACAGTAGAGTAA
- the miaB gene encoding tRNA (N6-isopentenyl adenosine(37)-C2)-methylthiotransferase MiaB: MKFYIKTFGCQMNVNESEIMTGVLEKEGFEWTENPQEADFIILNSCAVREKAEHKLYGAIGYYEKLKKKNENLVIAVGGCVAEKERKNILNRFHGVNFVFGTRNYMEINEFYKKAKEGKRFSDFSDKFENITADLPKHPYSKHHGWINIIYGCNKYCTYCIVPYTRSFEKSRPIEDIIKEVKYYNDNGYREITFLGQNVDSYGKDFGDGKPKLDILIREAAKFESIKRIWFLTSYPTDITDDLIDEISKNPKAAKNFHLPVQAGSNNILRKMNRRYTKEFYLDLLKKIKDKVENVTISGDIIVGFPGETDEDFMETVDLVKKARYERLNIAEYSPREGTISAKYYEDDIPKRVKNKRFQYLMNIQKQINHEENEKYLDKTVLVIQENKTKSGAYIGRTINNKVVIFESNDDFVGKFVKVKINRISAGPLYGEIIAKESDSNFEKVEYYI, from the coding sequence GTGAAATTTTACATAAAGACATTTGGATGTCAAATGAATGTAAATGAATCAGAAATTATGACAGGTGTATTAGAAAAAGAAGGCTTCGAATGGACAGAAAATCCACAAGAAGCAGATTTTATAATCTTAAATAGTTGTGCTGTTAGAGAAAAAGCTGAACATAAGTTATATGGAGCTATAGGATATTATGAAAAATTAAAGAAAAAAAATGAAAACTTAGTAATTGCTGTAGGTGGATGTGTAGCAGAAAAGGAAAGAAAAAACATATTGAATAGATTTCATGGTGTAAATTTCGTTTTTGGTACAAGAAATTATATGGAAATAAATGAATTCTATAAAAAAGCAAAAGAAGGAAAGAGATTTTCAGATTTTTCAGATAAGTTTGAGAATATAACAGCAGATTTACCAAAACACCCATATAGTAAACATCATGGATGGATAAATATTATATATGGATGTAATAAATATTGTACATATTGTATAGTACCTTATACTAGAAGTTTTGAAAAAAGCAGACCCATAGAAGATATTATAAAAGAAGTAAAATACTATAATGATAATGGTTATAGAGAAATAACTTTTTTAGGACAAAATGTTGATTCGTATGGGAAAGATTTTGGAGATGGAAAACCTAAATTAGATATATTAATAAGGGAAGCAGCAAAATTTGAATCGATAAAAAGGATATGGTTCTTAACTTCTTATCCAACTGATATAACAGATGATTTAATAGATGAAATTAGTAAAAATCCAAAAGCAGCTAAAAATTTCCATTTACCAGTTCAAGCAGGAAGTAATAACATATTGAGAAAAATGAATAGAAGATATACAAAAGAATTTTATTTAGATTTGTTGAAAAAAATAAAAGATAAAGTTGAAAATGTAACTATATCAGGCGATATTATAGTTGGATTTCCAGGGGAAACAGATGAAGATTTTATGGAAACAGTGGATTTGGTAAAAAAAGCTAGATATGAAAGGTTAAATATAGCAGAATATTCTCCAAGAGAAGGCACAATATCAGCTAAGTATTATGAAGACGATATTCCAAAAAGAGTAAAAAATAAAAGATTTCAATATTTAATGAATATTCAAAAGCAAATAAATCATGAAGAAAATGAAAAATATTTAGATAAAACAGTTTTGGTTATTCAAGAAAATAAAACTAAATCTGGAGCGTATATAGGTAGAACAATAAATAATAAGGTAGTTATATTTGAAAGTAATGATGATTTTGTGGGTAAATTTGTAAAAGTAAAAATAAATAGGATATCAGCAGGTCCGTTATATGGCGAAATAATTGCAAAAGAGTCAGATTCAAATTTTGAAAAAGTTGAATATTATATATAA
- the rpsB gene encoding 30S ribosomal protein S2, with protein sequence MSVISMKQLLEAGVHFGHRTRRWNPKMKPYIFTERKGIYIIDLQKSLKAVEEAYEFVREQASEGKVILFVGTKKQAQQIIEEEAKRAGAYYVNNRWLGGLLTNFPTIKKRIKKLEELDEFVNSEEFEKLPKKEQSRIKKVYDKLNKNLGGLRGMKRIPDFIFLIDPRKEQIAIAEANMLGIPIIALVDTNCDPDPIDIVIPGNDDAIRAIKLIASKIADAYIEGREGRMGEEIPEETEVIEDDVEEVTKAKVEAEEKYGEIVEEDEE encoded by the coding sequence ATGTCAGTTATTAGCATGAAACAACTTTTAGAAGCTGGGGTTCATTTTGGTCATAGAACAAGAAGATGGAACCCAAAAATGAAACCTTATATTTTCACAGAAAGAAAAGGTATTTACATTATCGACTTACAAAAGTCATTAAAAGCAGTAGAAGAAGCATATGAATTTGTTAGAGAACAAGCTTCAGAAGGAAAAGTTATATTATTTGTTGGAACAAAAAAACAAGCACAACAAATTATTGAAGAAGAAGCAAAAAGAGCTGGAGCTTACTATGTAAATAACAGATGGTTAGGTGGTTTATTAACAAATTTCCCAACTATCAAAAAAAGAATTAAAAAATTAGAAGAATTAGATGAATTTGTAAATTCAGAAGAATTTGAAAAATTACCAAAGAAGGAACAAAGTAGAATTAAGAAAGTATATGACAAGTTGAATAAAAACCTTGGTGGTTTAAGAGGAATGAAAAGAATTCCTGATTTTATTTTCTTAATTGATCCTAGAAAAGAACAAATAGCTATAGCTGAAGCAAATATGTTAGGAATTCCTATAATTGCTTTAGTAGATACAAATTGTGATCCTGATCCAATCGATATTGTAATTCCTGGTAATGATGATGCTATAAGAGCAATTAAATTAATTGCTTCTAAAATTGCAGATGCATACATCGAAGGAAGAGAAGGAAGAATGGGTGAAGAAATTCCAGAAGAAACCGAAGTAATTGAAGATGATGTTGAAGAAGTTACAAAAGCAAAAGTTGAAGCTGAAGAAAAATATGGAGAAATCGTTGAAGAAGATGAAGAATAA